One stretch of Cryptococcus neoformans var. neoformans B-3501A chromosome 5, whole genome shotgun sequence DNA includes these proteins:
- a CDS encoding hypothetical protein (Match to ESTs gb|CF193355.1|CF193355, gb|CF189975.1|CF189975, gb|CF186038.1|CF186038; HMMPfam hit to CK_II_beta, Casein kinase II regulatory subunit, score: 363.6, E(): 2.6e-106) yields the protein MEDLSTGSESDYADSWISWFLSSKGNEYFCEVDEDYILDRFNLTGLNAEVVQEYSRALSLITDNLNEDDLDEDTRESIETSARFLYGLIHARFIVTTRGLAKMLEKYRKADFGRCPRVYCYSQPLLPVGLSDIPYQKAVKLYCPRCEDIYSPKSNRHGSIDGSYFGTTFPHMLFMVYPQMIPGKGQPVGSSVADVNRSLVSAGQSREGGAGISTSAMALKAEMFEPKIFGFKVNEDAKLARWRTARRDTQISRLEAQEHEQEQEKEKKSSV from the exons ATGGAAGACTTATCAACTGGCTCTGAAAGCGATTACGCTGACTC GTGGATCTCCTGGTTTCTGTCTTCTAAGGGCAAT GAATACTTTTGCGAGGTCGACGAAGACTACATCCTTGATAGATTTAACCTCACTGGTCTTAACGCGGAAGTTGTACAAGAGTATTCACGTGCTCTAAGCTTGATCACGGATAACCTGA atgaagacgatTTGGACGAGGATACGAGAGAGAGTATTGAGACCTCCGCCAGATTTCTGTACGGCTTGATCCACGCTCGATTTATTGTAACCACGAGAGGCCTCGCGAAAATG CTGGAGAAATATCGCAAAGCCGATTTCGGTCGCTGCCCCAGGGTTTATTGCTATTCTCAACCTTTGCTTCCAGTCGGACTATCCGATATCCCTTATCAAAAGGCCGTCAAGCTTTACTGTCCCCGATGTGAAGACATCTATTCTCCCAAGTCTAACCGCCACGGATCTATCGACGGATCTTACTTCGGGACCACATTCCCTCACATGCTTTTCATGGTGTATCCACAAATGATTCCAGGGAAGGGTCAACCGGTGGGGTCGAGCGTGGCAGATGTCAACAGAAGCTTGGTGTCAGCTGGGCAAAGCAGGGAAGGGGGTGCAGGGATCAGTACTTCAGCAATGGCGCTGAAGGCGGAAATGTTTGAGCCAAAAATATTTGGATTTAAGGTCAACGAGGACGCTAAACTTGCTCGATGGAGAACAGCCAGGCGGGATAC TCAAATCTCTCGACTTGAAGCGCAGGAACATGAACAAGaacaggagaaggagaagaagtcatCTGTGTAA